One genomic segment of Frankiales bacterium includes these proteins:
- a CDS encoding TetR family transcriptional regulator has product MPERSPRSRAGNAMGRTRAAALDGARRVLAERGVRKATMGDVAVRGGLAKATLYNHFRTKDDLVAGLVHDEVVDLSADCADLAADDLAVALTRAADAVAGHVVVVGLRAVEPASLVALAAPGSGEGWDLVRAQVARVLDVAGRSDAAEHVDLVCRWLATHTVAPGTRASREAQARVLAAALPAAVRTTAFAAPTT; this is encoded by the coding sequence CGGCTCTCGACGGCGCCCGCCGCGTCCTGGCCGAGCGCGGCGTCCGCAAGGCGACCATGGGCGACGTCGCCGTCCGCGGCGGCCTCGCCAAGGCCACGCTCTACAACCACTTCCGCACCAAGGACGACCTCGTCGCCGGACTCGTCCACGACGAGGTCGTCGACCTGTCCGCCGACTGCGCCGACCTCGCCGCCGACGACCTCGCCGTGGCCCTGACCCGGGCCGCGGACGCGGTCGCGGGCCACGTCGTCGTCGTCGGCCTGCGCGCCGTGGAGCCGGCGTCGCTGGTCGCCCTCGCGGCCCCGGGCAGCGGGGAGGGCTGGGACCTCGTGCGGGCGCAGGTGGCCCGCGTGCTCGACGTCGCCGGCCGCTCCGACGCCGCCGAGCACGTCGACCTCGTGTGCCGGTGGCTGGCCACGCACACCGTCGCCCCCGGCACGCGGGCCTCCCGCGAGGCGCAGGCGCGCGTGCTCGCGGCCGCGCTGCCGGCCGCCGTTCGCACCACGGCGTTCGCCGCCCCCACCACCTGA
- a CDS encoding DNA glycosylase, producing the protein MPEGDTVWLVARRLHDALAGDVLTRTDLRVPSLATTDLSGRHVLGSAARGKHLLLRLEGGLTLHSHLRMDGMWHLYRPGARWAGGPDWQVRAVLSTAAWDAVGYRLPVLELVPTDAEEQVVGHLGPDLLDPGFDADAALARLRADPGREIGPALLDQRLLAGIGNLYMAETLFVHRTSPWTPVGEVADLPAVVGTARRFLLANRDHAAQVTTGDPRRGHEHYVHGRAGRPCRRCGTPVRTAPQGEPPRERVTFWCPVCQPGPAPAADARPPSRRAGPRR; encoded by the coding sequence GTGCCCGAGGGCGACACCGTGTGGCTCGTGGCGCGGCGCCTGCACGACGCCCTGGCCGGCGACGTGCTGACCCGCACCGACCTCCGGGTGCCCTCGCTGGCCACGACCGACCTGTCCGGGCGGCACGTGCTCGGGTCGGCCGCGCGGGGCAAGCACCTGCTGCTGCGGCTCGAGGGCGGCCTCACGCTGCACAGCCACCTGCGCATGGACGGGATGTGGCACCTCTACCGCCCGGGGGCGCGCTGGGCCGGCGGGCCGGACTGGCAGGTGCGCGCGGTGCTCTCGACCGCCGCGTGGGACGCCGTCGGCTACCGCCTCCCCGTGCTCGAGCTGGTGCCAACCGACGCCGAGGAGCAGGTGGTGGGGCATCTGGGCCCGGACCTGCTCGACCCGGGCTTCGACGCCGACGCGGCGCTGGCCCGGCTGCGGGCCGACCCGGGCCGCGAGATCGGGCCCGCACTGCTCGACCAGCGGCTGCTCGCCGGGATCGGCAACCTCTACATGGCCGAGACGCTGTTCGTGCACCGGACCTCGCCGTGGACGCCGGTGGGCGAGGTCGCCGACCTGCCCGCCGTGGTCGGGACCGCACGCCGGTTCCTGCTCGCCAACCGCGACCACGCGGCCCAGGTGACCACCGGCGACCCGCGGCGCGGGCACGAGCACTACGTGCACGGCCGCGCGGGCCGGCCCTGCCGCCGCTGCGGCACCCCGGTGCGCACGGCGCCGCAGGGCGAGCCGCCGCGCGAGCGGGTCACCTTCTGGTGCCCCGTCTGCCAGCCCGGCCCGGCCCCGGCCGCGGACGCCCGGCCCCCGTCCCGTCGGGCCGGCCCACGGCGGTGA
- a CDS encoding NADP oxidoreductase: MRIAVLGTGVVGTTLGTAFVRSGHEVRLGSRTADNATAAAWARDLGAPAGHGTFHDVAAWGEVVVNATAGLVTLDVLRSAGADALEGKAVLDVSNPLDFSGGFPPAVLQPEGRSVGEHVQEAFPGARVVKTLNTMTAAVMVDPRSLPAAHTVFVAGDDAEAKTLVGGLLADLGWAPDEVVDVGGIVAARGLELYLPLWLSLMSSFGTPAFNIRVVRG; the protein is encoded by the coding sequence GTGCGGATCGCGGTGCTGGGTACGGGAGTGGTGGGCACGACCCTGGGGACGGCGTTCGTCCGCTCCGGGCACGAGGTGCGGCTCGGGTCGCGCACGGCCGACAACGCGACGGCGGCGGCGTGGGCGCGCGACCTCGGCGCGCCGGCGGGGCACGGCACGTTCCACGACGTCGCCGCGTGGGGCGAGGTGGTGGTCAACGCCACCGCCGGGCTGGTGACCCTCGACGTGCTGCGCAGCGCGGGCGCCGACGCGCTCGAGGGCAAGGCCGTGCTCGACGTGTCGAACCCGCTGGACTTCTCCGGCGGCTTCCCGCCCGCGGTGCTCCAGCCGGAGGGGCGCAGCGTCGGCGAGCACGTGCAGGAGGCCTTCCCGGGCGCCCGCGTGGTCAAGACGCTCAACACGATGACCGCCGCCGTGATGGTCGACCCGCGGTCGCTGCCGGCCGCGCACACCGTCTTCGTCGCCGGCGACGACGCCGAGGCCAAGACGCTGGTCGGCGGTCTGCTGGCCGACCTCGGCTGGGCCCCCGACGAGGTGGTCGACGTCGGCGGCATCGTCGCGGCCCGCGGGCTGGAGCTGTACCTGCCCCTGTGGCTCTCGCTCATGAGCTCGTTCGGGACGCCGGCGTTCAACATCCGCGTGGTGCGCGGCTGA